One part of the Desulfuromonas acetoxidans DSM 684 genome encodes these proteins:
- a CDS encoding DHH family phosphoesterase, producing MDLQRSLEISERMIEKVRGKRNVLIVAHDNPDPDALAAAYALSHLFLVKAGQNAVIASGGIVGRRENRTMVEKLEINVVPMNKIDRCQYDVVCMVDSQPGTGNSTLPDDCRVDIIVDHHPQRVEVADNMLVDIRNDYGACATILYEYLLAHDVYLGTRLATAMFYAIRSETQDLGREWFPPDRKAYQELLSLSNNRILFDIAHAKVPRNYFLNFNRALESARIFHDVLVFNLFEVDHPDMVAEMADFLLRMEGVGVVLGMGCCDQEEVLSLRLDREELFAGKIIRTVVEGLGSAGGHGMIAGGQIRPMTGNRAVQKELENTLIKRLLKELDYEPVKGRRLLAGDCNN from the coding sequence ATGGATTTGCAGCGCTCACTGGAAATCAGTGAACGGATGATCGAAAAGGTTCGTGGTAAGCGCAATGTCTTGATTGTTGCCCACGACAATCCGGACCCGGATGCGTTGGCCGCCGCCTATGCTTTGAGTCACCTGTTTCTGGTGAAAGCCGGGCAAAATGCGGTGATTGCCAGTGGCGGAATTGTTGGTCGGCGGGAAAATCGTACCATGGTTGAAAAGCTTGAAATCAATGTGGTACCGATGAACAAAATTGACCGGTGTCAGTATGATGTGGTGTGCATGGTGGACAGTCAGCCGGGAACCGGTAACAGTACACTGCCGGATGATTGCCGGGTTGATATTATTGTCGATCACCATCCGCAACGGGTCGAGGTGGCGGACAATATGCTTGTTGATATCCGTAACGATTACGGTGCTTGCGCCACGATTCTTTACGAATACCTTCTTGCCCACGATGTTTACCTGGGAACCCGCTTGGCCACGGCCATGTTTTACGCCATCCGTTCCGAAACACAAGACCTGGGACGTGAATGGTTTCCCCCGGATCGTAAAGCCTATCAGGAGCTGCTCAGCCTGAGTAATAACCGTATTCTCTTCGATATCGCTCATGCCAAAGTGCCACGTAACTATTTTCTCAATTTTAACCGAGCACTGGAATCGGCACGCATTTTCCATGATGTGTTGGTGTTTAATCTGTTCGAGGTGGATCATCCCGATATGGTAGCCGAGATGGCCGACTTTTTGTTGCGCATGGAGGGGGTTGGCGTTGTGCTCGGCATGGGCTGCTGTGATCAGGAGGAGGTGTTGTCGCTCCGTCTGGATCGCGAAGAGCTGTTTGCCGGGAAAATTATCCGCACCGTTGTTGAGGGGCTTGGTTCTGCGGGCGGTCACGGCATGATTGCCGGTGGACAAATTCGGCCGATGACGGGGAATCGTGCTGTTCAGAAAGAACTTGAGAACACCTTGATCAAGCGCCTGCTCAAAGAGTTGGACTATGAACCGGTCAAAGGGCGACGCCTGCTGGCTGGTGACTGCAACAATTGA
- a CDS encoding TIGR00725 family protein, whose protein sequence is MTFSPQQTTSPLVAVIGGGTVTAEQYQLARQVGYTLAQAGVDVVCGGLGGVMEAVSRGCREGGGHVIGLLPGNDADDANPWVSYPLPTGLGHARNMLVAQSAPVVIAIAGEYGTLSELAIALKTGRVVVTLEGWQDIPGVCCAHDADQAAALALETLIAQGYLQSASGSAGDEGN, encoded by the coding sequence ATGACCTTTTCGCCACAGCAGACAACATCCCCGCTGGTCGCTGTTATTGGTGGTGGCACAGTCACGGCGGAACAGTACCAACTGGCACGTCAGGTTGGTTACACATTGGCCCAGGCTGGGGTGGATGTGGTGTGTGGCGGTCTTGGCGGGGTGATGGAGGCGGTCTCTCGCGGGTGTCGCGAGGGCGGTGGTCACGTCATTGGGTTATTGCCGGGTAATGATGCCGATGACGCAAATCCGTGGGTGAGTTATCCATTGCCGACCGGACTCGGCCATGCCCGCAACATGCTGGTGGCGCAGTCGGCACCGGTTGTTATTGCCATTGCCGGTGAGTATGGTACGTTGTCCGAATTGGCCATTGCTCTTAAAACCGGACGGGTGGTGGTGACGTTGGAAGGATGGCAGGATATTCCCGGAGTATGTTGTGCGCATGATGCCGATCAGGCTGCTGCGCTGGCTCTGGAGACGCTCATTGCACAAGGATATCTTCAATCCGCCAGTGGATCGGCGGGAGATGAGGGGAACTGA
- a CDS encoding chloride channel protein gives MVTTRSRVFSPRERMRGHGWRIVFLLLIAATIGVVTGTLAVAFRYLLLETTALFWGESYDLVAATAAMPWYLVVAIPVAGGLILGPILERFAPEARGAGVPEVIESVVTREGNIRHRTTLFKMFCTTLSLGCGASVGREGPVVHIGSSVGSSLAQLMKLSPEWKRVFLACGAAAGIAATFNAPMAGMLFAAEIILVDFQINYLSQIAVSAVTATVVSHRFLGSFPTFDVPAFQLLSYWEIPLYLILGVLAGFLAIVFIQLINRVEDSCNLMKLPLWSRPALGGVLVGGLALLSPYVLGVGYQAINEVLTADLVPAVMVAILLAKLAATAISVGVGFSGGIFAPSLVLGGLLGGLFGCLAQAFAPHLVAEFPVYALVGMAAMVSGTTLAPITAIFTIFELTYNFEIILPLMTSCIASLVIVQSFYGLSIYETRLVRRGVKIVRGRDINLLRSLLVADYMEQDFEQIDERMPLGQLVALAQESSYPHFVVVNDEGRMVGMVSMRDLKACLSEMGELCELVVASEIMTHKVITITAQQNLEAAFELFEKKPISTLPVVSTRDGQHVVGVLKKTTLIHAYNQNILKIGVES, from the coding sequence ATGGTGACTACCCGCAGTCGTGTGTTTTCTCCCCGTGAACGGATGCGCGGTCATGGCTGGCGGATTGTGTTTTTACTGCTGATTGCCGCGACCATTGGCGTGGTCACCGGTACCCTGGCTGTGGCGTTTCGCTATCTATTGCTGGAAACGACGGCGCTCTTCTGGGGGGAATCCTACGATCTGGTCGCGGCGACCGCCGCCATGCCCTGGTATCTGGTGGTGGCGATTCCGGTGGCCGGGGGATTGATCCTCGGCCCGATTCTGGAACGTTTTGCACCGGAGGCGCGTGGAGCCGGAGTGCCGGAAGTGATCGAATCCGTGGTGACACGTGAGGGCAATATCCGCCATCGTACCACCCTGTTTAAAATGTTCTGTACCACCTTGTCGCTGGGCTGCGGTGCTTCGGTCGGACGTGAAGGACCGGTGGTGCATATCGGCTCATCGGTCGGTTCTTCACTGGCTCAGCTGATGAAGTTGTCTCCGGAGTGGAAACGGGTGTTTTTGGCGTGTGGGGCGGCTGCCGGTATTGCCGCAACCTTTAATGCACCCATGGCCGGGATGCTGTTTGCCGCAGAGATTATCCTGGTTGATTTTCAGATCAACTATTTGAGTCAGATCGCTGTCTCCGCGGTTACGGCGACAGTGGTTTCCCACCGCTTCCTCGGTTCGTTTCCCACCTTTGATGTTCCTGCTTTCCAACTGCTCAGTTATTGGGAGATCCCCCTCTATCTTATCCTCGGTGTTCTGGCCGGGTTTCTGGCGATTGTGTTTATTCAGCTGATCAATCGGGTTGAGGATAGCTGCAATCTGATGAAGCTGCCGCTGTGGTCTCGTCCGGCGCTGGGAGGCGTTTTGGTCGGTGGTCTGGCCTTGCTGTCTCCCTATGTGCTGGGTGTTGGTTATCAGGCGATCAATGAGGTGTTAACCGCCGATCTGGTGCCGGCAGTGATGGTGGCGATACTGCTTGCCAAGCTGGCGGCCACGGCGATTTCAGTTGGGGTCGGTTTTTCCGGGGGCATTTTTGCGCCGTCGCTGGTGTTGGGCGGTCTGCTCGGTGGTCTGTTCGGCTGTCTGGCGCAGGCGTTTGCGCCCCATCTGGTCGCCGAATTTCCGGTTTACGCTCTGGTGGGGATGGCCGCCATGGTCAGTGGCACGACTCTGGCGCCGATTACGGCGATTTTTACCATTTTCGAACTGACCTATAATTTTGAAATTATCCTGCCGCTGATGACCAGTTGCATTGCCAGTCTGGTGATTGTCCAGTCGTTTTACGGCTTGTCGATCTATGAAACACGTCTGGTGCGGCGTGGGGTTAAAATCGTCCGTGGTCGTGACATCAACCTGCTGCGTTCTTTGCTGGTGGCGGATTACATGGAGCAGGACTTTGAGCAGATTGATGAGCGGATGCCGCTGGGACAACTGGTGGCACTGGCTCAGGAGAGCAGTTATCCCCATTTTGTTGTGGTGAATGATGAGGGCCGTATGGTCGGTATGGTGTCCATGCGCGACTTGAAAGCCTGTCTGAGCGAAATGGGTGAGTTGTGCGAACTGGTGGTGGCGTCCGAGATCATGACGCATAAGGTGATCACCATCACGGCGCAGCAGAATCTTGAAGCGGCTTTTGAACTGTTCGAGAAAAAACCGATTTCAACGTTGCCGGTGGTGAGCACGCGTGATGGGCAACATGTGGTGGGCGTGCTCAAGAAAACCACCCTAATTCATGCCTACAATCAGAATATTCTCAAGATCGGAGTGGAGTCATGA
- a CDS encoding epoxyqueuosine reductase QueH — MTQTCPSQATLSSSVVTLKPKMLLHACCAPCSSSVVERLQDDYDLTIFYYNPNIHPEKEYCIRRDELVRWCDNLNLPLIVSAYEPQQWHERIAGYEQEPERGERCTLCYQMRLERTAEQAVAGGFDLFCTVLSISPHKDAPRINRLGCDVAQRFGSVFYQADFKKKGGFQRSLELSREWGFYRQNYCGCCYSLAESEQRRAQRQNKRGERN, encoded by the coding sequence ATGACCCAGACCTGCCCCAGTCAAGCGACACTGAGCTCTTCGGTGGTCACGTTGAAGCCGAAGATGTTGCTGCACGCCTGCTGTGCGCCGTGCAGTAGTTCGGTGGTGGAACGTCTGCAGGATGATTACGACCTGACGATCTTTTACTACAACCCCAATATTCATCCCGAAAAAGAATATTGTATTCGTCGCGACGAACTGGTGCGCTGGTGTGACAATTTGAACTTGCCGCTGATTGTCAGTGCCTACGAGCCGCAACAGTGGCATGAGCGTATTGCCGGCTATGAACAGGAACCGGAGCGTGGCGAGCGCTGTACTCTGTGCTATCAGATGCGTCTCGAACGCACCGCTGAGCAAGCGGTGGCTGGAGGCTTTGATCTGTTCTGTACGGTGTTGTCCATCTCGCCGCATAAAGATGCTCCGCGTATCAATCGTCTCGGGTGTGATGTGGCACAGCGGTTCGGCTCGGTATTTTATCAGGCCGATTTTAAGAAAAAGGGGGGCTTTCAGCGCAGTCTGGAGTTGTCTCGCGAGTGGGGGTTTTACCGACAGAATTACTGTGGTTGTTGTTACTCTCTGGCCGAAAGTGAACAGCGCCGAGCGCAGCGCCAGAACAAACGTGGAGAGCGTAACTGA
- a CDS encoding UDP-2,3-diacylglucosamine diphosphatase — translation MKDLFIADAHLIRPDDAAYRHLLSFLQQQRGQVRTLILLGDIFEFWVGYRHCVFSAYLPLLHELQQLQASGTRIVMVEGNHDFHVGPFFTETLQATVFTDDGTVQLDDTTIALSHGDTLAPTRSYLWLRGFFRSAAARFLIRIFPGDLTWKIGDILGVLSKKKSRRQPRTQYVLPEQAIRHQAQQRLDAGADLFVCGHFHQAHLWQQDKKSMAIVGNWGDTCHYGQFENGRFTLEEYHPAANPAT, via the coding sequence ATGAAAGATCTGTTTATCGCCGATGCCCATCTGATCCGGCCCGACGACGCGGCATACCGCCACCTGCTCAGCTTTCTTCAGCAACAGCGGGGACAGGTGCGCACGCTGATTCTGCTCGGCGACATTTTCGAATTCTGGGTGGGCTACCGCCACTGCGTGTTCAGCGCCTACTTGCCCCTGCTCCACGAATTACAGCAACTCCAGGCCAGCGGTACACGCATTGTCATGGTCGAAGGCAACCACGATTTCCATGTCGGTCCATTTTTTACCGAAACTCTGCAAGCGACGGTATTTACCGATGACGGCACCGTGCAGCTCGATGACACCACCATCGCACTAAGCCATGGCGACACCTTGGCACCGACCCGTAGTTACCTGTGGTTGCGCGGTTTCTTCCGTAGCGCTGCAGCCCGTTTCCTCATCCGCATCTTTCCCGGTGATCTCACTTGGAAAATCGGCGATATTCTCGGCGTGCTCAGTAAGAAAAAAAGCCGTCGCCAGCCACGAACCCAATATGTCCTCCCGGAACAGGCGATCCGTCATCAGGCTCAACAACGCCTAGACGCGGGTGCCGACCTGTTTGTCTGCGGCCATTTCCATCAGGCCCACCTGTGGCAACAAGATAAAAAAAGCATGGCCATTGTCGGCAACTGGGGCGACACCTGCCATTACGGCCAGTTCGAAAACGGCCGTTTCACTCTGGAAGAGTACCACCCCGCTGCCAACCCTGCGACCTGA
- a CDS encoding M16 family metallopeptidase, translating to MKHCRFLIWILLLVTAWPLAALGAAGRPDDLELPELKFAIEYPETFQLSNGIQVYYRQDAELPLVDVTMVVESGKITAPPQKAGLAELVADNLKKGGAGTWDAAAFDTALDALAASLKVTAGTYTTRSSLSLLKEDVRPGLALLAAMLRQPHFDAERFEISRNQMLEGIRRKADHGAALARQILMSRLYAGHPLAESPTLHSVAAISREDLQANHQRYFGPSNTRIVFTGDVGKDTAKALLEEAFGDWHHDSVTPDVPPLQPQVQAGVVLVDRPVPQTTILLGELAIEKNNPDLYAVQVMNYILGGGGFSSRLMREIRSNRGLAYSVYSYFSVGRRLPGVFISAAETKNASVGEVVGLMHKEMERIGREAISVAELEQAKQSLINSFVFAFDNRHALATRILDQELFGYPEDYLDRYRQRIAAVTIDDVQRVARRYLHPEQQVTVLIGDIEVLRDTVKSWNVPVTERRVEDLL from the coding sequence ATGAAGCACTGTAGATTTTTGATTTGGATTCTTTTGCTGGTGACGGCCTGGCCACTCGCGGCCTTAGGCGCAGCTGGCCGCCCTGATGATCTGGAACTTCCAGAGTTGAAATTTGCCATCGAGTATCCCGAAACGTTTCAGCTTTCCAACGGCATTCAGGTCTATTATCGTCAGGACGCGGAGTTGCCCTTGGTGGATGTGACTATGGTGGTGGAATCGGGTAAAATTACCGCACCGCCGCAAAAGGCCGGGCTGGCCGAGTTGGTAGCGGATAATCTGAAAAAAGGTGGAGCCGGCACGTGGGATGCCGCCGCCTTTGATACGGCACTGGACGCGTTGGCGGCCTCACTTAAAGTGACTGCCGGAACCTACACCACGCGCAGCTCGCTGTCGTTGCTCAAAGAAGATGTACGACCGGGGTTGGCGTTGCTGGCCGCCATGCTGCGCCAGCCGCACTTTGATGCCGAGCGCTTTGAGATCAGCCGCAATCAGATGCTTGAAGGCATTCGCCGCAAGGCGGACCATGGTGCGGCTCTGGCCCGGCAGATTCTGATGTCGCGCCTCTATGCCGGTCATCCATTGGCGGAGTCGCCAACCTTACACAGCGTCGCTGCGATCAGCCGCGAGGATTTACAGGCCAACCATCAGCGTTATTTTGGGCCGTCCAATACGCGCATTGTTTTTACCGGCGATGTGGGCAAGGATACGGCCAAGGCCTTGCTGGAGGAGGCCTTTGGTGATTGGCACCATGACAGTGTGACGCCTGATGTGCCGCCGTTGCAACCACAGGTGCAAGCCGGTGTGGTGCTGGTGGATCGTCCGGTGCCACAGACCACGATACTGCTTGGTGAGCTGGCGATTGAGAAAAACAACCCCGACCTCTATGCCGTTCAGGTGATGAATTATATCCTCGGCGGCGGCGGATTCAGTTCGCGGCTGATGCGGGAGATCCGCTCTAATCGAGGACTGGCCTATTCGGTGTATTCTTATTTTTCCGTGGGACGGCGGCTTCCCGGCGTCTTTATCAGTGCGGCGGAAACCAAGAACGCCTCGGTGGGCGAAGTGGTTGGTCTGATGCACAAGGAGATGGAACGGATCGGGCGAGAGGCGATCAGTGTCGCGGAACTGGAGCAGGCCAAGCAGAGTCTGATCAACTCCTTTGTGTTCGCCTTTGACAACCGTCATGCTCTGGCCACGCGTATTCTCGATCAGGAATTATTTGGCTATCCGGAAGATTATCTGGACCGTTACCGCCAGCGGATTGCTGCGGTGACCATTGACGATGTTCAGCGCGTTGCCCGGCGCTATCTGCATCCTGAACAACAGGTGACGGTGCTGATCGGCGATATTGAGGTGTTGCGCGACACGGTGAAAAGCTGGAATGTGCCGGTCACGGAACGGCGCGTCGAAGATTTGTTATAA
- a CDS encoding M16 family metallopeptidase, translating into MRRPRSLSCFSVRTVFIVLLCCLVTSSLWADDSLGDKVQQFTLENGLTLLVAERHDSPTFTAYMTIGVGSVNEVGDNRGVAHLLEHMRFKGTRQIGTRDFAAEKPLLDKIEQTAVALERLEQQPHADASRKQVMVDQLHALQQQHRSLVVKDEFSQIYSRHGGVGFNAFTGKDLTSYLISLPTNKLELWMSLEADRMQNAVLREFYTEREVVLEERRRSYESRPGGMMYEALLATAFRVHPYRHPVIGWTSDIENLTLAETSDFLHRYYAPVNAVIAIVGDVNAEQTHQLVERYFGGMSPGEKIPPVTAVEPPQQGERRTEVRFDAEPQLLVAFHKPTLPSRDDYTFDLLSHLLTEGPRSRLYRSLVLEQQLATKVTSYSAPGARYNNLFVVSLTPRSPHTTAELEQALYRELELLKQQPVSEQELTPIRKQLRADRLRYLKSNNGLANMLTRFQVVAGDWRYLVDYDENIARIHGDDLQQVAQRWLTKENRSVITLVQEADDEAL; encoded by the coding sequence ATGAGAAGGCCGCGTTCACTAAGTTGTTTTTCCGTCCGAACTGTTTTTATCGTGCTGTTGTGCTGCCTGGTTACGTCTTCGCTGTGGGCAGACGATTCTCTTGGCGACAAGGTGCAGCAGTTTACCCTTGAAAACGGTCTGACCCTGCTTGTGGCCGAACGCCACGATTCGCCCACCTTTACAGCGTATATGACCATTGGTGTCGGCTCGGTGAACGAGGTTGGGGACAATCGCGGTGTTGCCCATCTGCTTGAGCATATGCGTTTCAAAGGCACTCGGCAGATCGGTACCCGCGATTTTGCCGCTGAGAAACCGTTGCTGGATAAAATCGAGCAGACCGCAGTGGCTTTGGAGCGTCTTGAACAGCAGCCGCACGCCGATGCTTCCCGCAAACAGGTTATGGTTGATCAACTGCACGCCTTGCAGCAGCAGCATCGCAGTTTAGTGGTCAAAGACGAATTTTCACAGATCTATTCCCGTCATGGCGGGGTGGGGTTTAACGCCTTTACCGGCAAGGATTTGACCAGCTACCTGATCTCATTGCCGACCAACAAGCTGGAGCTGTGGATGTCTCTTGAGGCAGATCGTATGCAGAATGCGGTGTTGCGTGAGTTCTATACTGAGCGCGAGGTTGTGCTCGAAGAGCGGCGCCGCTCTTATGAGAGTCGCCCTGGCGGTATGATGTATGAGGCCCTTCTGGCGACGGCGTTTCGAGTGCATCCCTATCGCCATCCGGTGATCGGTTGGACGTCTGATATTGAAAATCTGACCCTGGCCGAGACCTCCGACTTTCTGCACCGTTACTACGCACCGGTGAACGCGGTGATTGCCATTGTCGGCGATGTTAATGCCGAACAAACTCATCAGTTGGTGGAGCGTTACTTCGGGGGGATGTCGCCGGGTGAGAAAATCCCACCGGTGACTGCAGTTGAGCCGCCACAGCAGGGGGAGCGACGCACCGAAGTGCGTTTTGATGCCGAACCCCAATTGCTGGTGGCGTTTCACAAGCCGACACTGCCGTCACGTGACGACTATACCTTTGATCTGCTCAGCCATCTACTGACTGAAGGACCGCGGTCACGTCTGTACCGTTCGCTGGTGCTGGAGCAGCAACTGGCGACCAAAGTCACCAGTTATTCGGCTCCGGGAGCGCGTTATAACAATCTGTTTGTTGTCAGTCTGACGCCGCGCTCTCCCCATACCACGGCGGAGCTGGAACAGGCCCTCTACCGCGAACTTGAGCTGTTGAAACAACAGCCGGTTAGCGAACAGGAGTTGACGCCGATTCGCAAACAGTTGCGTGCCGATCGCCTGCGTTACCTGAAGAGCAACAATGGGCTGGCCAATATGCTGACCCGTTTTCAGGTGGTTGCCGGTGATTGGCGTTACCTGGTTGATTACGATGAAAACATTGCCCGCATTCACGGTGACGATTTGCAGCAGGTGGCCCAACGTTGGCTGACGAAAGAGAATCGCAGTGTGATCACCCTGGTGCAGGAGGCTGACGATGAAGCACTGTAG
- a CDS encoding sigma-54-dependent transcriptional regulator has product MDKILIVDDEAFIRENLERILGEDGYQLFGCDGPKSALQIAEQEEIDLVLLDLNLGAASGLDVLQQLQAVDPDILVIIITGYGTVESAVQALKMGAYDYIKKPFKSDAIRLIVKLALEKRSLQREIRRLRRRSEADLLEQANMVGSSPQLLEVVHQVEDVAQHDTATVLICGESGTGKELVARAIHNLSSRQRQPFIEVNCGSLPFNLLETELFGHEKGAFTDAHARKIGLFEEANGGTLFLDEIGEMDMALQVKLLRVLEDRKIRRLGGNRNIDIDVRVIAATNCDLSEAIQEKTFREDLFYRLNVFPITMPPLRERRDDIPLLLDHFLKRYSREFNRPVREISAEALGLLSRYHWPGNVRELRNMVERICIMHRNEVITPDMLPVEVRGPAPQQNVTLDWVLPPQGMCLESMVEELETKLIRQALDMTAGNVAKTARLLNLARGTLRYKLEKYHLLDESS; this is encoded by the coding sequence ATGGATAAAATTCTTATTGTCGATGACGAGGCGTTTATTCGCGAGAACCTTGAGCGGATTCTCGGTGAAGACGGTTACCAGCTGTTTGGCTGCGACGGGCCGAAATCGGCATTGCAGATCGCTGAGCAGGAGGAGATCGATCTGGTGCTGTTGGATCTCAACCTTGGTGCGGCGAGCGGATTGGATGTTTTGCAGCAGTTGCAGGCCGTGGATCCGGATATTCTGGTGATTATCATCACCGGCTACGGCACAGTGGAAAGTGCGGTTCAGGCTCTGAAAATGGGGGCCTATGATTACATCAAAAAGCCGTTTAAGTCTGATGCCATCCGCCTCATTGTCAAATTGGCTCTGGAAAAACGCAGCCTGCAGCGCGAGATTCGCCGCTTACGTCGCCGCTCAGAAGCCGATCTTCTGGAGCAGGCCAACATGGTTGGTTCCAGCCCACAGTTGCTGGAAGTGGTGCATCAGGTCGAGGATGTGGCACAGCACGACACGGCAACTGTGTTGATCTGTGGCGAAAGCGGTACCGGGAAGGAGTTGGTTGCGCGGGCAATTCACAATCTGTCATCGCGCCAGCGCCAACCGTTTATCGAAGTCAATTGTGGTTCGTTGCCATTTAACTTGCTGGAGACAGAACTTTTTGGTCACGAAAAAGGGGCGTTTACTGACGCCCATGCCCGTAAAATCGGCCTGTTTGAAGAGGCCAACGGCGGCACCCTGTTTCTCGACGAAATCGGCGAGATGGATATGGCGTTGCAGGTTAAATTGTTGCGGGTGCTCGAAGACCGCAAGATTCGTCGCCTGGGCGGAAACCGCAATATCGATATCGACGTACGGGTGATCGCCGCCACCAATTGCGATCTCAGTGAGGCAATTCAGGAAAAAACGTTTCGTGAAGATCTGTTCTACCGGCTCAATGTCTTCCCGATTACCATGCCGCCGCTGCGTGAACGACGTGATGATATTCCGTTGTTGCTCGACCATTTTCTCAAACGCTACAGCCGCGAGTTCAATCGGCCGGTGCGCGAAATCTCTGCCGAGGCTCTCGGGTTGTTAAGTCGTTACCACTGGCCTGGCAATGTGCGTGAGTTGCGCAATATGGTCGAACGGATCTGCATCATGCACCGTAATGAGGTGATTACTCCGGACATGCTGCCGGTTGAAGTGCGCGGTCCGGCTCCGCAGCAGAATGTTACGCTGGATTGGGTGTTGCCTCCGCAGGGCATGTGTCTTGAGTCGATGGTTGAGGAGCTGGAGACTAAGTTGATTCGTCAGGCACTGGATATGACAGCGGGCAATGTGGCTAAGACCGCCCGGTTACTGAATCTTGCGCGCGGAACGTTACGTTACAAGCTGGAAAAGTATCATCTGCTTGATGAGTCCTCCTGA